From a region of the Trueperaceae bacterium genome:
- a CDS encoding cold-shock protein: MATGKVKWFNGEKGYGFIEQDDGEADLFVHFSAIEGEGYRNLNEGDVVEFEVGQGQKGPQARNVVVTQSSGQGDSGGRSFGSRRQRY, from the coding sequence ATGGCAACAGGGAAAGTCAAGTGGTTCAACGGGGAGAAGGGGTACGGCTTCATCGAGCAGGACGACGGGGAAGCCGATCTCTTCGTCCACTTCAGCGCCATCGAAGGTGAGGGTTATCGCAATCTGAACGAGGGGGACGTCGTCGAGTTCGAGGTAGGTCAGGGGCAGAAGGGCCCGCAGGCCCGGAACGTCGTCGTGACCCAGAGCTCGGGCCAGGGCGACTCGGGAGGCCGTTCGTTCGGGTCCCGCCGGCAGCGGTACTGA
- a CDS encoding dodecin, whose translation MNDHVYKKIELTGSSEKGIEDAIATAIARASESVRNMRWFEVTETRGHIENGKIAHYQVTLKVGFTLDSEGDAGSPPGANFV comes from the coding sequence ATGAACGATCACGTCTACAAGAAGATCGAGCTGACCGGCTCCTCGGAGAAGGGGATCGAGGACGCCATCGCGACGGCGATCGCCCGCGCTTCCGAGTCGGTGCGGAACATGCGCTGGTTCGAGGTGACCGAGACGCGCGGTCATATCGAGAACGGCAAGATCGCGCACTACCAGGTGACCCTGAAGGTCGGTTTCACCCTGGACAGCGAGGGGGACGCCGGGTCGCCACCGGGAGCGAATTTCGTCTGA
- a CDS encoding MATE family efflux transporter, translating to MLSRRFDREIFALALPALGTLAADPLVSLVDTAFVGRLGTVELGALGVNSALFALAFFVFNFLAYGTTPMVARANARGDAAAAGRRIVQALFLAALLGLATLLLVQLLAKPALVAMGADRLLLEPALAYLRVRALAIPAVLLILAANGAYRGFQDTRTPFLVTLVLNLVNLALDPIFIFVLDWGIAGAAWATVIGQWLGALSFLWLLAGRDRSKLGPVIAVPRLAELRPFLRIGWELVVRTFVLVLTLALATAVAARLGVVEVATHQVAVQIWLFLSLVIDALAIAAQALVARYLGEGVGADARALSNRLLLLGLFLGAVLGVILWAARHLLARTFSEDPQVVAGVLAIFPFVALMQPLNALVFVWDGIFMGMEDFRYLAWAMIASAAVGSLLLILVIPLGWGLAGVWWAIVGLSLARLLSLALRYWRPNSTRVPV from the coding sequence GTGCTGTCGCGTCGCTTCGACCGGGAGATATTCGCTCTGGCGCTCCCGGCGCTGGGCACGCTGGCGGCGGACCCTCTCGTCTCGTTGGTCGACACCGCCTTCGTGGGACGGTTGGGCACCGTGGAACTGGGCGCGCTGGGCGTGAACAGCGCCCTCTTCGCCCTCGCATTCTTCGTCTTCAACTTCCTCGCCTACGGCACGACGCCGATGGTGGCGAGGGCCAACGCACGGGGAGACGCGGCGGCCGCGGGCCGGCGGATCGTGCAGGCTCTCTTCCTGGCAGCGCTGCTGGGCCTGGCGACGCTTCTCCTCGTCCAACTCCTCGCCAAACCCGCCCTGGTGGCGATGGGAGCCGATCGGCTGTTGCTGGAGCCGGCGCTCGCCTACCTGCGGGTCCGGGCGCTGGCGATCCCGGCGGTTCTGCTGATCCTGGCCGCGAACGGGGCGTACCGCGGTTTCCAGGACACCCGCACGCCGTTCCTGGTGACGCTCGTCCTGAACCTCGTGAACCTCGCCCTCGATCCGATCTTCATCTTCGTATTGGATTGGGGCATTGCGGGCGCGGCCTGGGCCACCGTGATCGGTCAGTGGCTCGGCGCTCTGAGCTTCCTCTGGCTGCTGGCGGGACGGGATCGATCGAAGCTGGGCCCCGTCATCGCCGTCCCTCGACTGGCCGAGCTCCGGCCGTTCCTGCGCATCGGCTGGGAGCTGGTGGTGAGGACCTTCGTTCTGGTCCTCACGCTCGCTCTGGCGACCGCCGTGGCCGCCCGGCTCGGTGTGGTCGAAGTCGCCACCCACCAGGTGGCGGTGCAGATCTGGCTCTTCCTCTCACTCGTCATCGATGCCCTGGCCATAGCGGCTCAGGCCCTAGTCGCCCGTTATCTGGGCGAGGGAGTAGGGGCCGACGCCAGGGCCTTGTCGAACCGGTTGCTGCTGCTAGGCCTGTTCCTCGGGGCCGTGCTGGGAGTGATCCTCTGGGCAGCGCGTCACCTGTTGGCACGTACCTTCAGCGAAGACCCGCAGGTGGTTGCGGGTGTGCTCGCCATCTTCCCCTTCGTCGCCCTCATGCAGCCGCTCAACGCCCTGGTCTTCGTTTGGGACGGGATCTTCATGGGCATGGAAGACTTCCGCTACCTGGCGTGGGCGATGATCGCCTCGGCCGCGGTGGGGTCGCTGCTGCTGATCCTGGTGATCCCGCTGGGTTGGGGTCTTGCCGGCGTCTGGTGGGCGATCGTCGGCCTGAGCCTCGCTCGGCTGCTCAGTCTCGCGCTCCGTTACTGGCGGCCCAATTCGACCCGGGTTCCGGTCTGA
- a CDS encoding GGDEF domain-containing protein, which produces MRVLVGKGLLDRLIVSVAAAGAASFLAILFAFGQPEWPLLPWLGFTAACAVMVSFPYRVDRPGESYFMDFDEILLLVSFLFLEPAPIVAFLSLGFFVGAVVRGISARRVLFNTGARALAASLAVVSVEILPVNGSQPESYIIGGLLAALIYSFTNQSLVSMALAILNRTSFTHEFRSSVTDVLARTWPIVVSYGLVVGVAGRHEPVALVLGAIPLLMVIGFSRITQKQRDEYLRMTGLYRAAQEMHEARTDEDILRILRYTVRKTLGVDGAKLRSTPPFGEELGAWLPNRNCWIIVPTPASADTRRQDDAFLQAAASLVESSMERATLVGELERQSLRDPLTNAYNRRYFHQVLSGALEQKGAKGCLALLDIDHFKVINDTYGHEVGDEALRTLVEIAEETFGTLGVLCRLGGDEFALILPNVSVSAAIEGLEGLRERLARSAPGDPGRRPEGFHASGGLAPYPECGRDPMSLLRSADRALYRAKREGRDRVVVVEETVEE; this is translated from the coding sequence TTGCGGGTCCTAGTCGGCAAAGGGTTGCTTGACCGGCTCATCGTCTCGGTTGCGGCGGCGGGCGCAGCTTCCTTTTTGGCGATACTCTTCGCTTTCGGGCAGCCCGAGTGGCCGCTGCTTCCCTGGCTCGGCTTCACGGCCGCCTGCGCCGTGATGGTGAGCTTCCCCTACCGGGTGGACCGGCCGGGAGAGTCGTACTTCATGGACTTCGACGAGATCCTGCTGCTGGTCTCGTTCCTCTTCCTCGAACCAGCGCCCATCGTCGCGTTCCTCTCGCTCGGTTTCTTCGTCGGCGCTGTCGTACGGGGCATCTCTGCCCGGCGTGTGCTGTTCAACACCGGGGCTCGGGCGCTGGCGGCGAGCCTGGCAGTGGTCTCGGTGGAAATCCTGCCGGTGAACGGCTCGCAACCCGAGAGCTACATCATCGGTGGCCTGCTGGCGGCCCTCATCTACAGCTTCACCAACCAGTCTCTGGTATCGATGGCCCTGGCGATCCTCAACCGGACCTCCTTCACGCATGAGTTCCGCTCCTCCGTCACCGACGTACTCGCTCGCACCTGGCCGATCGTCGTCAGCTACGGACTGGTCGTCGGGGTCGCTGGACGCCACGAACCGGTGGCCCTCGTGCTCGGGGCGATCCCGCTGCTGATGGTGATCGGCTTCAGCCGGATCACTCAGAAGCAGCGCGACGAGTATCTGCGCATGACCGGCCTCTACCGGGCCGCACAGGAGATGCACGAGGCGCGAACCGACGAGGACATCCTGCGGATCCTCCGTTACACCGTGAGGAAGACGCTTGGTGTAGACGGAGCGAAGCTGCGTTCGACGCCGCCCTTCGGCGAGGAGTTGGGGGCGTGGCTACCAAACCGGAACTGCTGGATAATCGTGCCCACGCCCGCCTCGGCCGATACCAGGAGACAGGACGACGCCTTCCTGCAGGCCGCCGCTTCGCTCGTGGAGTCGAGCATGGAGCGGGCGACGTTGGTGGGCGAACTGGAACGCCAGTCGCTGCGCGACCCGCTCACCAACGCCTACAACCGGCGTTACTTCCATCAGGTCCTCTCGGGCGCCCTGGAACAGAAGGGGGCGAAAGGCTGCCTCGCGCTGCTGGATATCGATCACTTCAAGGTCATCAACGACACTTACGGGCACGAGGTGGGGGACGAAGCGCTCAGGACGCTCGTCGAGATCGCCGAGGAGACGTTTGGAACGCTGGGTGTGCTCTGCCGCCTGGGCGGTGACGAGTTCGCCCTGATACTGCCGAACGTCAGCGTCTCCGCCGCGATCGAGGGCCTCGAAGGACTGAGGGAGCGACTGGCGCGGAGCGCTCCGGGCGACCCCGGCCGGCGTCCCGAGGGCTTCCACGCCAGCGGCGGACTCGCCCCCTATCCCGAGTGCGGGCGCGATCCGATGTCGTTGCTGCGGTCCGCCGACCGTGCTCTCTACCGCGCCAAGCGGGAGGGCCGTGACAGGGTAGTGGTCGTGGAGGAAACGGTCGAGGAGTGA
- a CDS encoding peptidase S10 codes for MAEESGAAGTKVATLEPRDDLRLTRHHSRIGGAHVPYTATAGTMVLREESFGQGDQADRAEGLKPRAQVFVVSYVRDDVADSASRPVTFCFNGGPGSSSVWLHLGMLGPRRVDMGPEGLGETLTPQLVDNEHSLLDLTDLVFIDPVSTGYSRALKGEKPKEFHGFKKDIESVGEVIRLWCTKNGRWTSPKYLAGESYGTTRAAGLAGHLQERHGLYLSGLLLISSVLDFSTLLFGPGNDLPPAVYLPTYAATAHYHGKLDDELQGLPLRELLDRVETFVRERYWPALFQGASLPEGERRALADQVARFSGLSSEFVEANDLRVEIFRFTKELLRGERRTVGRLDSRYTGIDRDAGGEHFEYDPAYAAFQGTYTAALNHYLRSDLDYSSDLPYEIIADLWQTWSYKEFENRYVNVGETLRKAMSINPQLRVHVASGYFDLATPHFATDYTFAHLGLDPTLRENLEFSYYEAGHMMYVHRQSLAELKERLARFLLAAAD; via the coding sequence ATGGCAGAGGAGAGCGGCGCCGCCGGCACCAAGGTGGCAACCCTCGAACCCCGCGACGATCTGAGGCTCACCCGCCACCACTCGAGGATCGGCGGTGCGCACGTGCCCTACACGGCCACGGCGGGCACCATGGTGCTTCGCGAGGAGAGCTTCGGACAGGGTGATCAGGCAGACCGGGCCGAGGGCCTCAAGCCGCGGGCTCAGGTCTTCGTGGTGAGCTACGTGCGCGACGACGTCGCCGACTCGGCTTCGCGGCCAGTCACCTTCTGCTTCAACGGGGGTCCCGGTTCCTCTTCCGTCTGGCTGCACCTGGGGATGCTGGGCCCTCGTCGGGTAGACATGGGACCGGAAGGGCTCGGCGAGACCCTGACGCCCCAGCTGGTCGACAACGAGCACTCGCTCCTCGACCTCACCGACCTGGTGTTCATCGATCCCGTCTCCACCGGTTACAGTCGCGCCCTCAAGGGGGAGAAGCCGAAGGAGTTCCACGGCTTCAAGAAGGACATCGAGTCGGTCGGTGAGGTGATCAGGCTCTGGTGCACGAAGAACGGTCGCTGGACCTCACCCAAGTACCTGGCCGGGGAGAGCTACGGTACCACCAGGGCAGCGGGACTGGCAGGACACCTGCAGGAGCGCCACGGCCTCTACCTCTCGGGACTCCTGCTCATCTCCTCAGTCCTCGATTTCTCGACCCTGCTGTTCGGTCCGGGCAACGACCTGCCCCCAGCCGTCTATCTGCCCACCTACGCCGCCACGGCTCACTACCACGGCAAGCTGGACGACGAACTGCAAGGGCTGCCGCTGAGGGAGCTGCTCGACCGGGTGGAGACGTTCGTCCGGGAGCGTTACTGGCCGGCGCTGTTCCAGGGGGCGTCGCTGCCCGAGGGCGAGCGGAGGGCCCTGGCCGACCAGGTCGCGCGGTTCAGCGGGTTGAGCAGCGAGTTCGTCGAGGCGAACGATCTGCGGGTCGAGATCTTCCGCTTCACGAAGGAGTTGCTGCGCGGCGAGCGGCGCACCGTGGGCCGGCTCGACAGCCGCTATACGGGGATAGACCGCGACGCGGGCGGCGAGCACTTCGAGTACGACCCTGCCTACGCTGCCTTCCAGGGTACCTACACCGCAGCCCTCAATCACTACCTGCGCAGCGACCTGGACTACTCCAGCGATCTGCCGTACGAGATCATCGCCGACCTGTGGCAGACGTGGAGCTACAAGGAGTTCGAGAACCGCTACGTGAACGTGGGAGAGACGCTCCGCAAAGCGATGAGCATCAACCCGCAGTTGCGCGTGCACGTTGCCAGCGGCTACTTCGATCTGGCCACGCCCCACTTCGCAACCGACTACACCTTCGCTCACCTGGGCCTCGATCCGACGTTGCGGGAGAACCTGGAGTTCTCCTACTACGAGGCCGGACACATGATGTACGTGCATCGGCAGTCGCTCGCCGAGCTGAAGGAGAGGCTAGCCCGCTTCCTGCTCGCGGCCGCCGACTGA
- a CDS encoding cold-shock protein — protein sequence MPTGKVKWFNGEKGYGFIEQDDGGSDLFVHFSAIQGDGYRNLNEGDVVEFEVGQGQKGPQARNVSVVRAAEPSGGRRERY from the coding sequence ATGCCTACAGGGAAAGTCAAGTGGTTCAACGGCGAAAAGGGATACGGCTTCATCGAGCAGGATGATGGCGGATCCGATCTCTTCGTTCACTTCAGCGCCATTCAGGGTGACGGCTACCGCAACCTGAACGAAGGCGACGTCGTGGAGTTCGAAGTCGGTCAGGGTCAGAAGGGCCCGCAGGCCCGCAACGTTTCTGTAGTTCGTGCTGCTGAGCCTTCGGGTGGCCGGCGCGAGCGCTACTAG
- the frr gene encoding ribosome recycling factor gives MNTVLKETRERMQKSLDAFEHNIAAVRTGRANPAVLNRVTVDYYGSSTPLNQLATISSPDPRTLLIVPFDKNVVGDIEKAIRESDLGFNPGNKGDQIFISVPPLNDERRRDLVKTIKTMAEEARVAIRNIRRDANDELKEMRKENLLTDDELRTGENGVQQITDDFIAKIDVRVKSKEEDILAV, from the coding sequence ATGAACACCGTCCTGAAGGAGACGCGGGAGCGGATGCAGAAGTCGCTCGATGCGTTCGAGCACAACATCGCAGCCGTCCGCACCGGGCGCGCCAATCCGGCCGTCCTCAACCGCGTGACCGTCGATTACTACGGTTCCAGTACCCCCCTCAACCAGCTGGCGACGATCTCCAGCCCCGATCCCCGCACCCTCCTCATCGTCCCGTTCGACAAGAACGTGGTGGGTGACATCGAGAAGGCGATCCGCGAGAGCGACCTCGGGTTCAACCCCGGCAACAAGGGGGACCAGATATTCATCTCCGTTCCGCCTCTGAACGATGAGCGACGCCGCGACCTGGTGAAGACGATCAAGACCATGGCCGAGGAGGCCCGGGTGGCGATCCGCAACATCAGGCGCGACGCGAACGACGAACTCAAGGAGATGCGCAAGGAGAACCTGCTGACCGACGACGAGCTCCGCACCGGCGAGAACGGCGTCCAGCAGATAACCGACGATTTCATCGCGAAGATCGACGTCCGGGTGAAGTCGAAAGAAGAGGACATCCTGGCGGTCTGA
- a CDS encoding phosphatidate cytidylyltransferase, producing the protein MPVARILSSFLAFLAAILVSWVGLPLLAPIYLGLCLVAVQEFSVMMNLRGIPIRRRSLWVATLLTLPAALPPGYPGMVVLHPSISWREALLGVFALYLITLEVVKPNRNSLYTAVFTLFGYLYIPWLFSYIITLRYTPDGALGIWYLMLPILAVVAADVGGYVVGSLFGRHELAPLISPKKTLEGAVGGVLLAIVVVTGSLFLLENWFNLRVDLYDALLFSILVASAAQLGDLFESLMKRWVGVKDAGVFLPGQGGVLDRIDSHLFAIPATYYFITLFILA; encoded by the coding sequence ATGCCCGTCGCACGCATCCTCTCATCGTTCCTGGCGTTCCTGGCCGCCATCCTGGTCTCCTGGGTGGGCCTGCCGCTCCTGGCGCCTATCTACCTTGGCCTCTGCCTGGTCGCGGTGCAGGAGTTCAGCGTGATGATGAACCTGCGGGGGATCCCCATCCGTCGCCGCTCCCTCTGGGTAGCTACGCTCCTCACCCTGCCTGCGGCCCTGCCCCCCGGATACCCCGGCATGGTCGTGCTCCATCCCAGCATCTCCTGGCGCGAAGCGCTGCTGGGCGTCTTCGCCCTCTACCTGATCACCCTCGAGGTGGTGAAGCCGAATCGCAACTCGCTCTACACGGCGGTGTTCACCCTCTTCGGCTACCTCTACATCCCCTGGCTCTTCAGCTACATCATCACCCTCCGCTATACCCCCGATGGAGCGCTCGGCATCTGGTACCTGATGCTGCCGATCCTGGCCGTGGTCGCCGCCGACGTAGGCGGTTACGTGGTGGGCTCGCTCTTCGGCCGTCACGAGCTGGCACCGCTGATAAGCCCCAAGAAGACCCTGGAGGGGGCGGTAGGGGGCGTACTTCTCGCCATCGTCGTCGTCACCGGTAGCCTGTTCCTGCTGGAGAACTGGTTCAACCTGCGGGTGGATCTCTACGACGCTCTGCTGTTCAGCATCCTCGTCGCCTCGGCGGCACAGCTGGGGGACCTCTTCGAGAGCCTGATGAAGCGCTGGGTGGGGGTGAAGGATGCCGGAGTGTTCCTGCCCGGTCAGGGCGGCGTCCTCGACAGGATCGACAGCCACCTCTTCGCGATCCCGGCCACCTACTACTTCATAACGTTGTTCATCCTCGCCTGA
- the pyrH gene encoding UMP kinase produces MQRVLLKLSGEFLAGPGGFGVSAEATRSLAQEIAAAQGRGVQLAVVVGAGNFWRGAQHGSNMDPATADYVGMLATVMNAMALQDALEQKGIETRVQSAIAMQEVAEPYIRRRALRHLEKGRVVIFGGGTGNPFFTTDTAAALRALEIDADMVLMAKNNVDGVYDDDPNQNPEARKFERLSYLEVLNQGLKVMDATAISLCMGRDMPIRVFDIFSEGNLERLLAGEHVGTLISSGSPATVADGSG; encoded by the coding sequence ATGCAACGAGTCCTGCTCAAGCTGTCCGGCGAGTTCCTCGCCGGACCGGGGGGATTCGGTGTCTCGGCCGAAGCAACCCGTTCACTGGCGCAGGAGATCGCCGCGGCCCAAGGTCGCGGCGTTCAACTAGCGGTAGTCGTCGGGGCCGGTAACTTCTGGCGTGGAGCGCAGCACGGTTCCAACATGGACCCGGCCACAGCCGACTACGTGGGCATGCTGGCCACGGTCATGAACGCGATGGCCCTGCAGGACGCGCTCGAGCAGAAGGGGATCGAGACCCGCGTGCAGTCGGCGATCGCCATGCAGGAGGTCGCCGAACCGTACATCCGCCGGCGCGCGCTCAGGCACCTGGAGAAGGGCCGGGTCGTCATCTTCGGCGGCGGCACCGGCAACCCGTTCTTCACCACCGACACGGCGGCCGCTCTGCGCGCGCTCGAGATCGACGCCGACATGGTGCTGATGGCCAAGAACAACGTCGACGGGGTGTACGACGACGATCCCAACCAGAACCCCGAGGCCCGCAAGTTCGAGCGGCTGAGCTACCTGGAGGTGCTGAACCAGGGGCTCAAGGTGATGGACGCCACTGCCATTAGCCTCTGCATGGGACGTGACATGCCGATAAGGGTGTTCGACATCTTCTCCGAGGGGAACCTCGAGCGACTCCTGGCAGGAGAACACGTAGGGACTCTCATCTCGTCCGGCTCCCCCGCCACGGTGGCCGACGGCTCCGGCTGA
- a CDS encoding glutamine--tRNA ligase/YqeY domain fusion protein produces MSEKPTTRSRIPFDDERILTPNFITEIVERDLGSGAVQEVVTRFPPEPNGYLHIGHLKAIFLDFGVADDYGGRTNLRFDDTNPVTEEVEYVEAMKEDIRWLGFEWDLLVHASDYFERLYRYALQLIRDGKAYVDSLSEAEIREYRGSVTEPGRESPYRGRSIEANLELFERMRKGEFPDGAHVLRAKIDMSSRNMLMRDPLLYRIRHAHHYRTGDSWPIYPMYDFAHPLSDAIEGVTHSLCTLEYDNNREVYDWLVENLTSEPRPHQYEFARLRLEYTVLSKRRLIQLVSEKRVNGWDDPRMPTISGMRRRGVTPTALRDFVNRVGVTRTESRTDIALLEHSIRDDLNDKAPRVLAVLEPLRIRITNYPEGESESIEAPYWPPDVPREGSRELPMGRELFIERGDFAEDPPAGWRRLSPGAEVRLRHGYVIRCDEVVRNERGEVTELLCSYDPETLGRNPVGRKVRGTIHWLAAHAALPARFRLFERLFSVPEPDRAQVPFVDTLNPDSLQVSHGFVEPSVANDPSDTRYQFERLGYFWRDPVDSSSDDLVFNRIVTLKDSWTKAEVPEQQETERRRASGTEPAAKEPGRPSPPKDPVAELTVEQRTAYSRYRDVMGIDERDALLIAGDTRLSRFFEEAVGHFDDPRAIANWTVNELLRELKGRDLDDLPLAPEHLAGLVALIAEGTVSARAAKEVFARMLEGGGAPSELVDELGLRQVSDESALLPVVERVLERNPEKVTAYRDGKTGLAGFFVGQVMRETGGSANPKLVKEVVERELDRAKAR; encoded by the coding sequence ATGAGCGAGAAACCGACAACCAGGAGCAGGATCCCGTTCGACGACGAACGGATCCTGACACCCAACTTCATCACCGAGATCGTCGAGCGGGACCTCGGGTCCGGGGCGGTGCAGGAGGTCGTCACGCGCTTCCCGCCCGAACCGAACGGCTACCTCCACATCGGCCACCTGAAAGCGATCTTCCTCGATTTCGGGGTGGCTGACGACTACGGCGGCCGTACCAACCTTCGCTTCGACGACACCAATCCAGTCACGGAAGAGGTCGAGTACGTCGAGGCGATGAAGGAGGATATCCGCTGGCTGGGCTTCGAGTGGGACCTCCTGGTGCACGCCTCGGACTACTTCGAGCGGCTCTACCGGTACGCCCTGCAACTGATCCGCGACGGCAAGGCATACGTCGACAGTCTCTCCGAGGCAGAGATCCGCGAGTACCGCGGTAGCGTCACCGAGCCGGGCCGGGAGAGCCCTTACCGCGGAAGATCGATCGAGGCGAACCTCGAACTCTTCGAACGGATGCGCAAGGGTGAGTTCCCCGACGGGGCGCACGTGCTGAGGGCGAAGATAGACATGAGCTCGCGCAACATGCTGATGCGGGATCCCCTCCTCTACCGGATCCGCCACGCTCACCACTACAGGACCGGCGACAGCTGGCCCATCTACCCGATGTACGACTTCGCTCACCCGCTCTCCGACGCCATCGAAGGGGTGACCCACAGCCTCTGCACGTTGGAGTACGACAACAACCGGGAAGTGTACGACTGGCTGGTCGAGAACCTCACGTCCGAGCCGCGACCGCACCAGTACGAGTTCGCTCGGTTGCGGCTCGAGTACACGGTGCTCAGCAAGCGGCGACTCATCCAGCTGGTAAGCGAGAAGCGGGTGAACGGCTGGGACGACCCCAGGATGCCCACCATCAGCGGTATGCGCCGCCGCGGCGTCACGCCCACCGCCCTGCGCGACTTCGTCAACCGCGTGGGTGTGACGCGCACGGAGAGCCGCACCGACATCGCCCTGCTTGAGCACAGCATCCGTGACGATCTGAACGATAAGGCGCCCCGTGTACTGGCGGTGCTCGAGCCGCTGCGGATCAGAATCACCAACTACCCGGAGGGGGAGTCCGAGTCGATCGAGGCGCCCTACTGGCCCCCCGACGTTCCCAGAGAGGGTAGCCGAGAGCTGCCGATGGGCCGTGAACTGTTCATCGAGCGCGGGGACTTCGCCGAGGATCCTCCCGCTGGGTGGCGCAGGCTCTCCCCAGGGGCAGAGGTGCGGCTACGACACGGCTACGTCATCCGTTGCGACGAGGTCGTCAGGAACGAACGCGGCGAGGTAACGGAGCTTCTTTGCAGTTACGACCCGGAGACACTCGGCCGGAACCCGGTTGGGCGCAAGGTCAGGGGCACTATCCACTGGCTCGCCGCCCACGCGGCGTTGCCGGCTCGATTCCGCCTCTTCGAGCGGCTCTTCTCGGTGCCCGAACCGGACCGGGCCCAGGTGCCGTTCGTCGACACCCTGAACCCGGACTCTCTACAGGTGAGCCACGGTTTCGTGGAGCCGAGCGTCGCGAACGACCCCTCCGATACCCGCTACCAGTTCGAACGGCTCGGTTACTTCTGGCGCGATCCGGTCGACTCCTCCAGCGACGACCTGGTATTCAACCGGATCGTCACCCTCAAGGACTCCTGGACCAAGGCAGAGGTGCCTGAGCAGCAGGAGACGGAGCGGCGCAGGGCGAGCGGTACCGAACCGGCAGCGAAGGAACCGGGTCGACCTTCGCCCCCCAAGGATCCGGTCGCCGAGCTGACGGTCGAACAGAGAACGGCCTACAGCCGCTACCGCGACGTGATGGGGATCGACGAGCGCGACGCGCTGCTCATCGCCGGCGACACCCGGCTCTCGCGCTTCTTCGAGGAGGCGGTGGGCCACTTCGACGATCCCAGGGCGATCGCCAACTGGACCGTCAACGAACTGTTGCGTGAGCTCAAGGGCAGGGACCTCGACGACCTCCCGCTCGCCCCTGAACACCTCGCCGGACTGGTAGCCCTGATCGCCGAGGGGACGGTGTCGGCGCGCGCTGCCAAGGAGGTCTTCGCCCGGATGCTCGAGGGCGGCGGAGCGCCGTCGGAACTGGTAGACGAACTGGGCCTCCGGCAGGTGAGCGACGAGAGCGCTCTGCTCCCGGTAGTGGAGCGGGTCCTGGAGCGGAACCCCGAGAAGGTCACGGCCTATCGCGACGGGAAGACCGGCCTGGCGGGGTTCTTCGTGGGCCAGGTGATGCGGGAGACGGGCGGGAGCGCCAACCCGAAGCTGGTGAAGGAGGTAGTCGAACGGGAGCTCGACCGGGCGAAGGCTCGCTAG